The sequence aatacgccaaataaacccgatcataggtgttaaacacctatcttgcccaaaatgacacttaaaccctagtttgacccataagaagtcaatatcacgctattagcaagttttgacaccaaaacatatttaactcggtttaacacttcaacttaatccattttaagtttataaactttgttaaatcgccaattgggtcataatcaccaccaaaccctaatttgacccaaagtcacaactagtcaaccaaattaccctaaatgggtttcaacacttccataatcacctacttaagtgattaaactcaaattaaagttctaaacatggccaattagtttgccaactcaaaatccaccaacaattaacaacaaacccgattactagcttcactaaacccatttcatcacataaaagggttttacaactaattaactcaaaaccctaacttgaacatcaaattaaataattgaaattcggagtttgagcttaccaatactatcaccgtgtagccgagaacgaaaggaacaactttaaaacccgagactttgaacgattcgagcttcttcctcaccaaaacctccaatctctctctaaactcttactctctctctaaaaatggatgaagatgatgagtggatgtgaaatatgatccaaactgatcaaaggatcagttttgatgaccctaaaccgaccccaagtgaaaagaccaaagtacccttcatttaaagcctttaaaaaggctgaaaattgcttctgcaccaatcggcgcgccgcgccacattgtggagcgccgctccactctgctggtcagatttcagaaacttgttttggccataactttttgaccgtagctccgttttcgatgaatcaaatatcgttggaaacgtaataagattttctttccaatggtaaggctttgaaacattaacaccaactttatttggggttgaaaagatacgtacactcctcgtcacttcagacaatgtccagtttcctccaacgttcgagcaagcaacacgtacatgcttcgtacacttcatacatgcatagtacaccataaatacattatctacaataaatatttgggtcttacaaatagATTGGCCAATTCAGATACTAGTAGGGCTAGTTCAAAATTCTAACTAGTCGGGTCATTTCAAAATTCCAACTAATCGGGGATTAGTCGGAGGACATTTACAAACTTGTGATAGTGAAGCCAAAAAGTGTCTGCGAGTCACTCCAACTCGGTCCAACATAATATAAGAACTGCCAATTATAAACTAAACCCGTTACCCAATCTGCCCATTTTGCCACTTATACACATTACAACCAAAAAATTTACAAGGACAAAATATTTTAAACTTCTGAAAAAAAAGGTACTGTTTACCATTgtgctttatttttaaaatttgtaTTATGGGAAAATATGATAAACTAAATAACTTACGATCCGACCCAGTTGCTATCCAGAAACCATGAGCGGTTGGCTAGATCTACCTCCGCTCCCATGCTTTCTATCTCTCGGCACAAAAAAGTACCACTCCCTTTCACCAATCTTTGACAATCCTACAATTTTACAACATTCTATCAATCAATTCAATCAACTtataaaccaaaaaaaaaaagacAACTTTCTAACAAtactttattattcttattaaactTTAAAATATTCTTAAAAATTAGTAGTAATTAGTACGATATGATTTAGCTGGCGAAAGCCAAGGATCGTAGAGGTAAATGTTGAGAAAGCCAATGATGATATCACAATTTGCATTCTTCCCGGAAACCATTTTGTTGAGGTATAAATCGAGCAAGTCTTATTCGGTCGGGTGAAACCGAAAATAAACACAAGTTGATCGAAACAGAATACAAAAGGGACCcatcaaacaaacaaacaaacaccgGCACCCAAATCAAATGGAACATAAAACAAACTAAACAAGGGCTAAGCACGAATCGGTGATGTACTGATGTCACACAATCTATTTTACTACATAAAACTATATGGAGTAGTAAAATTTTTGAAAGGAGGTAACAGAATTAACGATAAGTGTTGAATAAACTCTGTACCTTGATGTTCTATCTTGCTTTTGACTTGGCTCTCAAGAATTTGTGTCATGGCCTGCAATTAGTAGTAAAAACAACCTAACCACCACCAACCTCACACACTGTATAGTCCACTGATCAATCTAACTGAAGAAGATATTCAGTTATGATCAACAAGATTTATCACGGGTACTTGTCGAAAATACTCAGATAAAGCAATATAACATAATAATGAGTAACATAAATAAACGAAGAAgaaaatacatatattattatttttaacatatcAAAGAAAATTCAGTTGAAGGCACAAACAAACAAtcatatattcatatcatattatCATATATCATCCCTTGGAGCCTCTTGTTCGTCTTGTTGAACTCCGGACACATTCTCCATATCTTCAATCATGGACCGGAAACTGCGCAGTTTGGATTCAATTTTTTTGGACCATTCCTGAATTTCAGTTGATTCCTCCTTAGATAACTGGGCCCCCCTTCGAGTACCTTTCCGGACCTCATTAATCATTTCCCTTAGATTTACTTCCTGTAGTGATTGGAGGTGTTCCATCGTATCCATAATCATTAAATATCTCCGGCCATGCGGCTGCAGCTGCTGCTGctgctcatcatcatcatcatcatcatcatcatcatcttcttgccCGCCCGCACACCCATTCTCCATATCTCCAATCTTAGAACGGAAACTGGTCAGTTGCGACTCAATTTTTTTGGACCATTCCAGAATTTCAGTTAACTCCTCCTCAGATAAGGGGTGGTGATCTGCCTCTTGAGTACCTTCCCGTACCTCATCAATCACTACCCCTAAATTTACTTCCTGGTCCTTTTCCATTCTAGCCATAATCATTTTATATCTCCGGCGGCgctcttctttttcttcatcttcttgaACTTGCCTGCCGCCGccgcctcctcctcctcctcctcctcctcctccagaCACATTCTCCATATCGGCCCCAACCCCAATCCTCGAACGGAAACTACGCACTTGCAATTCAATTTTTTTGGTCCATTCCTCAATTTCAGTTAATTGCTTGTTAGATAACTGGGGGGCCTTTAGAGTACAATCCTGGACCTCATCAATCATTTCCCTTACCGCCTCCATCCTATTCTTAACCTTTTCATATCTCCGGCGGCGGCCATGTTGCTCTTCTTGTTCTTCCCATGTATAATCGGGGTTCCACCATCCTCCTTGCAATGCTTGTAGATTAACGGGTACTTGTTTAAGACCATTCTCATAACGCTTCATCACACCTGACGTCATAGAAATAACATTTACCTCATGATACTCATCCGGACCGATCATGGGATTCCCCCTCATAGACAATACCTTCTTGAACATCCCATCCGcacttacatcatcatcatcttcagctTTTAGTTTGACCCCCAAGTGATGGCCTATTAAGGTTACAAAATGCCCCCCACAAATTTTCCCACCCTTACTAGTGTCGACGGCCCAGTGTCTCAAATAGTAGGCCACACAATAAGGAATGCTGACACGAGTATCGGACCGTATTTGTTCCAGGTACCATAGGTCAGACAAGGTGACCTTGTTCGTGTCCTCCCTCTGCTTAAAAATGTTAAGGCTAAACAACAGGTGGATCAAACGGTAGTAAATATCATCAAGGTCATTTGTACACGAGACCTTAACCTTACCGTCACCATCACAGGGTGGGGGGGACCAAGATGTCCCGGGACTAAAATTTTTCCAGACTGTTTTTGGGTCAAAACGCTCAATATCACTGATCTCAGAAACCCGAGCACCCGACAAAATGTAGTCCCAAAAGTACTTCTCACCCATCTGTTTCTCTGTGTAAATCTTTAAGCACCTCGTAAAATCCTCCAAAGACATACTGTGAGGCTCCCCACGTAATCTAAAAGTCATGAACTCCTTATCCTTCACCCCTTCCGGCTTTTCTTTTAGTTCATACGTTGAATGGAACTCCCAGCAAAGGTCCTGAAAAACATACCTATCCGTGCAAATCAAATACAACCAATCCTGATAAAAATAATGTTTTCCTTCCGGTGACAAGTATTCTTGTCTCAACTTGGACTCTACAGTGTCGTATAACCCAACTTGTTTTAAAGAAGACCAGTCCACAATCCAGTGCACATCACACGGTTTCTTAATCAGCCAGTTTAACTTCTCACGATATTTAACAAATTCTGGTAAACTCGAGTCAAACCCAAACTGAGAGACCAACTCCTCCACATCAGCAGTTTTTTGTTGCTTCTTGAACTTCTGCAAAAACACATCAACAAAAAAAACAATCAAGATTTCAGTCAATCAGTGTTGGCAATAATCCAAGATTAGTACTGTACTATATACCCAACGATTCAACAGTTTTAATACGTAATATAAAATGAACAAATTaggaaccaaaaaaaaaaaaaaaaaaacaacttgtCTTGTTTCTTTATTCACATACTCACCACAATTTAAATTAACCTATACATACATATAGCCACCCAACGATTAGCAAGAAAATCTTACTGCCCATTTCCTCTTTCCTAAAGAAAAAGGGACACCTTCCAATCCAACTTTTAGTCAATGAAATACAAAACCAAATTCCAACTAACAAATACTCTAATAATAATTAGCtaaaacataaacatatatatatatatatatatatatatatatatatatatatatatatatatatatatatatatatatatatatatacttactatATCTAAACTTGGAACTCATGACTACCGAGCAGATTAAGCCATTAATTATATGCCCATCTAGCACAAGTAACATGTCAATTCCGTCCCTAAAAACAATTTACACAATTTTAACCCAAGATGCATAAACCCTAATTTCCATAATCATGAACAGTTCGCAAGTAAACATTGATTCTATGGAATTAAAAGATGAAGAACATTTAATTATTCAGCATACAATCACTTAAAGGACCAAAAACAAACACCCCCTACACCTTCGAACTTACCAAAAAAAACCCCGAATTCACTTGTTGTAAACATGGAAATTATGGAACAAACAAGATGAATaacaattaaaaatcatataatctGATCATTCGTACCTTTTGCCTCTTAGTAGACATGTTTAATTAGGAGAGAAAAATCATGTAGCAGATTTTTGATTCAACTACGTGAGTTTTTGTTTTAAACCGTAGGAGAAAATAGATCGGTGTGCTTTTCAATTTAGGGGAAAATGTCTTATTTATTGCGTTGCAAACTTTAtccgtgtattattattattattaatattaatattaatattaattattattattattattattattattattattattattattattattattattattattattattattattatattattattatattattattattattattattatattatattattattattatattattattattattattattattattattattattattattattattattattattattattattgttataattcagtaggcttataactacctttagtggtttggtttgtgttataattcagtaggcttataactacctttagcagGTTTGTTCTTGAATATAGGctactaataaacttaaaataagagagagtaAAATAATGGAGATATATGAAATATATTCTCTATGTGCATCATATGCAAATCACATTCGTTGGTATTTATAATACAAAATTATCTACTGTGCAGTTAGGTATACACCCGTGATTCAAATTTGTCAGCCAATGTCtatcacaacactcccccttggatgacaaattATTAAAAAGCAacttagtactgcctcgttaaaaaccttgctaaagaaaaacccagtgggataaaactttagtcaagggaaaaagagtgcagtatagagttgactccccctcaagtagacatcgctgagtcgtcacatattttgaacttgcttcatgccaatattgtgaacgtgtgttctgaaaatagcagttgggagtgctttggtgaaaagatcagcagagtttttgctggattgaacatatctcatttcaatctggttattcttaatgagatcttgagtgtaagagaagaatctaggaggtatgtgtttcgttcggtcacttttgatatactcttctttcatctgtgctatgcaagctgcattatcttcatagatagttgttgggcttttatcgcgttctagtccacaagaatcagtaatgagttgtgtcattgatctcaaccaaaaacattcccgagtagcttcatgtaatgcaatcacttcagcatgatttgatgatgttgcaacaagtgtttgtttttgagaacgccatgatattgcggtaccgccatttaggaatacatatccagtttgagatttggctttatgtggatcagataaataacctgcatctgcataaccaactaaattttgttttgaattgttagaataaaataatcctaaatcagtagttcctcgaaggtatcgaaatatgtgtttgatcccattccagtgtcttttggtaggagctgagctgaagcttgccaacaaattaactgcaaaagaaatgtcaggtcttgtacaatttgtaagatacataagagctccaattgcactaagatatggtacttctggtcccaggatatcttcatgatcttcacagggacgaaatggattagtgtcaacattaagtgatctaacaaccataggagtacttaatggttttgccttgtccatattaaaacattttaaaatcttttcagtatatgttgtttgatgtacaagtaaaccattaggcatatgttcaatttgtaaaccaaggcaatacttggttttttcgagatctttcatttcaaattctttctttagaagttgaatggcttcatggatctctttatttgtacctatgatattaagatcatcaacataaacagctatgatcacatatccggatgttgttttcttaatgaaaatacatgggcaaataagattatttgtatatcctttttcttatcaagtaatcacttagtcgggtataccacatgcgacccgattgtttcaacccatataaaaatctttgtgatttaatggaatacattttcttgtgttttgcattagatgcttcagataccttaaacccttcatgtttattcatgtatatatcactatcaagtaattcatatagataagtagtaacaacatccatgagatacatttaagtaactaccatgttgattaagtatctaataagtaattgtattcattacataaggataagttttcctcataattcatttctggcctttgtgggaaactttaagttacaagtctagttttaccTTGTATCTTTATCTTCACatatctttttcggataaaaattcattttttatctcatacgtttcacatctttaaaagtgaataACGATTGATCTGAAAACTTTTCCTTTATTGAGCGATTTTAATTCAGCTCATATTGCTCATTTTCATTGAGCTTAGTCATGTCTTATAttgacattcaatgacagattttggttccagatcatcatctttattcatgatgtcattttaACATTATttgaaaaattctcatcaatatttgtcatttcGTTTCGGTTCTATAATATTGCATATtttattgcaatttctgtattttcatcatcaatatcctctgcagaaggagtattgatttgtggtttttcttgaacactttcttttacctcattatcagctgattttctttttcgaggatttttatctttggaaccaattggtctcccacgtttctagcgtggcaaagactcatgagtgacattattgccagcttttagaatttcaattctagctgaagcatttactgatagtatatatgatttagtcactcctttttgtatctgtaaatacatcagataatttatttgcaagtttttgcatatgtattatttttgaactttcttttcacattcttttgtgcgatgatcaagatacattaatttatgttcacatcatgaaacatctttttcttttttttcttttttttatttctcctcctaatatagggaacaatgtttcattaaaaatgacaatcagcaaaacatgctgtaaaaacatcacccatcatggggttcaatatatcttatgattgaagatgttttatatccaaaatatattaccatctttctttgaagaaccattttattgcgttgtggtgatacaattggaacatacactgcacaaccaatgttctaaggtgaaaaatatttggctcttggccaaaatcaagtagtaagtgaaaatatttatgactttcacatggtctaatgcgaattaatgtcgcagcatgtaaatttaca comes from Rutidosis leptorrhynchoides isolate AG116_Rl617_1_P2 chromosome 4, CSIRO_AGI_Rlap_v1, whole genome shotgun sequence and encodes:
- the LOC139839638 gene encoding uncharacterized protein: MSTKRQKKFKKQQKTADVEELVSQFGFDSSLPEFVKYREKLNWLIKKPCDVHWIVDWSSLKQVGLYDTVESKLRQEYLSPEGKHYFYQDWLYLICTDRYVFQDLCWEFHSTYELKEKPEGVKDKEFMTFRLRGEPHSMSLEDFTRCLKIYTEKQMGEKYFWDYILSGARVSEISDIERFDPKTVWKNFSPGTSWSPPPCDGDGKVKVSCTNDLDDIYYRLIHLLFSLNIFKQREDTNKVTLSDLWYLEQIRSDTRVSIPYCVAYYLRHWAVDTSKGGKICGGHFVTLIGHHLGVKLKAEDDDDVSADGMFKKVLSMRGNPMIGPDEYHEVNVISMTSGVMKRYENGLKQVPVNLQALQGGWWNPDYTWEEQEEQHGRRRRYEKVKNRMEAVREMIDEVQDCTLKAPQLSNKQLTEIEEWTKKIELQVRSFRSRIGVGADMENVSGGGGGGGGGGGGGRQVQEDEEKEERRRRYKMIMARMEKDQEVNLGVVIDEVREGTQEADHHPLSEEELTEILEWSKKIESQLTSFRSKIGDMENGCAGGQEDDDDDDDDDDEQQQQLQPHGRRYLMIMDTMEHLQSLQEVNLREMINEVRKGTRRGAQLSKEESTEIQEWSKKIESKLRSFRSMIEDMENVSGVQQDEQEAPRDDI